A genome region from Marinobacter panjinensis includes the following:
- a CDS encoding translation initiation factor eIF-2B: protein MPGFDDRANELLNRIREDYESGATALALETLKGLESYVEATEPASSDLATLLTELRNARPSMIVIGNAMARVESRLASGETPLVAVNRVTHELENASAAIAQHARQKIPANAVIMTHSASSVVLQLFRLLVREQHTFSVICTQSSPGFEGHQLARSLNDMGVPVTLITDAQMALFVPQADVVVTGCDTWLVDGHFINKSGTRLLALAARAHNKPFWVLGDSFRHSDQTSEQVTLEEMPTSELLAPAGEWITPRNVYFETIPESLITGRINEQGVFSFPGSPRQ, encoded by the coding sequence ATGCCCGGTTTTGATGACAGAGCAAACGAACTACTGAACAGGATCCGGGAGGATTACGAGTCCGGAGCCACAGCGCTGGCGCTGGAAACACTCAAGGGCCTGGAATCGTATGTGGAGGCGACCGAGCCTGCTTCCAGCGACCTGGCAACGTTACTCACAGAACTTCGCAATGCCCGCCCCAGCATGATCGTGATTGGCAACGCCATGGCGAGGGTGGAGTCACGACTGGCAAGCGGGGAGACGCCACTGGTGGCGGTTAACCGGGTTACCCACGAGCTGGAAAACGCCAGTGCCGCCATAGCCCAGCATGCCCGCCAGAAAATTCCCGCCAATGCCGTGATTATGACCCACAGTGCCAGCTCGGTGGTGCTGCAGCTGTTTCGCCTTCTGGTACGGGAGCAACACACCTTTTCTGTCATCTGTACCCAGAGCAGCCCCGGCTTCGAGGGACATCAGCTCGCCCGGTCGCTGAATGACATGGGCGTACCGGTCACCCTGATTACCGATGCCCAGATGGCCTTGTTTGTTCCCCAGGCGGATGTGGTGGTCACTGGTTGTGATACCTGGCTTGTGGATGGGCATTTCATCAATAAAAGTGGAACCCGCCTGCTTGCCCTGGCAGCCCGTGCTCATAACAAACCTTTCTGGGTGCTGGGGGACAGCTTCAGACACAGTGATCAGACCAGCGAGCAAGTCACCCTGGAAGAAATGCCAACCAGCGAATTGCTCGCCCCAGCGGGTGAGTGGATTACGCCCCGGAATGTCTATTTCGAAACCATTCCGGAATCGCTGATTACCGGCAGAATCAACGAGCAGGGCGTTTTTTCGTTCCCTGGCTCGCCTCGGCAGTGA
- a CDS encoding DUF6746 family protein — protein MRKQTLALLTCAALTFPVTSFAGEVEHYEGKESANLKEAVENFSEYNEKLEKILEGELTPEAMNEIHQLTYTLENALGKINEQFDGLAETLEEIHLASESADTEAVASNGESYLETSRTVIE, from the coding sequence ATGAGAAAACAGACCCTGGCTCTGCTGACCTGTGCTGCCCTGACGTTTCCGGTAACTTCGTTTGCTGGCGAGGTTGAACACTATGAAGGTAAAGAATCCGCCAACCTGAAGGAAGCCGTAGAGAACTTTTCTGAGTACAACGAAAAACTCGAGAAGATACTGGAAGGAGAACTGACTCCGGAGGCCATGAACGAGATCCATCAGCTTACCTATACCCTGGAAAACGCCCTCGGCAAGATCAACGAGCAGTTCGACGGACTGGCGGAAACACTGGAAGAAATACACCTTGCCTCCGAAAGCGCCGATACTGAAGCCGTTGCGAGCAATGGCGAAAGCTATCTGGAAACCAGCCGCACAGTCATCGAGTAA
- a CDS encoding CynX/NimT family MFS transporter, whose translation MADASEITTPPPAAKLLPVAVLLWLAGVYLRIPVLVAPPLAPFISDDLGLSQALTGALTTLPILMLAIGSMPGSLAIARLGPRNTLALAMVIMVIGSAGRGLSPDTVTLMLASAVMGLGVAMMQPSLPALLPRWLEPRHLAIGSAIYMNGMLMGEFIGAGITLPVLMPLLDNSWRATLLAWSLPGLLVAAALFLPRRDMARPVRKPSWLPDWKNPLTLRIGLLLGLSGSLFFGLNAYMGNLLEQQGNFEMLADALFWYNFAQVIASLVMLKMARYWVGRKLPIIVAASCSIIGTIGTLLLAGWWAIASATFMSLTAGILLILLVALPPVLVESKETGRLSAGNFLVGYTLAFSVPMIGGLLADWGDDARYAIGFIIAYCVLVLPLTFTLDLKRQKGQPEG comes from the coding sequence GTGGCTGACGCTTCAGAGATCACAACACCGCCACCGGCAGCAAAGCTGCTTCCGGTGGCGGTGTTGCTTTGGCTTGCAGGTGTTTACCTGCGCATACCGGTGCTGGTGGCACCGCCCCTGGCCCCGTTTATCAGCGACGACCTCGGCCTGTCCCAGGCCCTGACCGGGGCACTCACCACCCTGCCCATACTGATGCTGGCGATCGGCTCCATGCCCGGCTCACTTGCGATCGCCAGACTAGGGCCACGGAACACCCTGGCGCTGGCCATGGTAATCATGGTCATAGGTTCTGCCGGCCGCGGCCTCTCCCCGGATACCGTCACACTCATGCTCGCCAGCGCCGTTATGGGCCTCGGCGTCGCCATGATGCAACCCTCCCTGCCGGCATTGTTGCCCCGATGGCTAGAGCCCCGCCACCTGGCCATCGGCTCTGCCATCTACATGAACGGCATGCTGATGGGCGAGTTCATCGGCGCCGGCATCACCCTGCCGGTATTGATGCCATTGCTGGATAACAGCTGGCGAGCCACCCTGCTGGCCTGGTCACTGCCCGGTTTACTGGTAGCTGCAGCCCTGTTCCTCCCGCGCCGAGACATGGCCCGACCGGTACGAAAACCCTCCTGGCTGCCTGACTGGAAAAACCCTCTCACCCTGAGAATCGGCCTGCTACTGGGCTTGTCCGGCTCCCTGTTCTTCGGCTTGAACGCTTATATGGGCAACCTGCTGGAACAGCAGGGCAACTTTGAAATGCTGGCGGATGCCCTGTTCTGGTACAACTTCGCTCAGGTGATCGCGTCGCTGGTAATGCTGAAAATGGCCAGATACTGGGTGGGCCGGAAACTCCCCATCATAGTAGCAGCTAGCTGCAGCATCATCGGTACCATTGGCACGCTGCTGCTAGCCGGCTGGTGGGCCATCGCCAGTGCGACCTTTATGAGTTTAACTGCGGGCATTCTGCTGATCTTGTTGGTGGCGTTACCGCCAGTACTGGTGGAATCCAAAGAAACCGGAAGATTGTCTGCAGGAAACTTCCTGGTCGGTTACACCCTGGCGTTTTCGGTCCCCATGATCGGCGGGCTACTGGCTGACTGGGGCGATGACGCCCGCTATGCGATAGGTTTTATCATCGCTTATTGCGTGCTTGTACTTCCTTTGACCTTTACCCTGGACCTCAAACGACAGAAGGGCCAACCCGAGGGTTGA
- a CDS encoding ectoine synthase, with product MKIVRVEDIIGTEREVTGPGWTSRRMLLKKDGMGFSFHETIIPAGAELNLWYKNHLEAVYCVAGNGTILDKATGETHEISDGTLYALDKNDPHTLRGGTEDMRLICAFNPPVTGREVHDEDGAYTLDTSDV from the coding sequence ATGAAAATTGTACGAGTTGAGGACATCATCGGCACCGAGCGCGAAGTAACCGGACCGGGCTGGACCAGCCGCCGCATGCTGCTCAAAAAGGATGGCATGGGCTTTTCATTCCACGAGACCATTATCCCTGCCGGGGCTGAACTGAATCTCTGGTACAAGAATCACCTGGAGGCGGTCTATTGCGTCGCTGGCAACGGCACCATCCTCGACAAGGCGACGGGTGAAACCCACGAAATTTCTGACGGAACCCTTTACGCACTGGACAAGAACGACCCCCACACCCTCCGCGGTGGTACCGAAGACATGCGCCTGATCTGCGCCTTCAACCCACCTGTCACCGGCCGTGAAGTCCATGACGAAGACGGTGCTTACACTTTGGATACCAGCGACGTTTAA
- the cyoE gene encoding heme o synthase, giving the protein MSERVEALPAQNTTSRSDSASISWRDFLELTKPTVVAMMILTSVIGMLLATPGVPGWEVLLYGNLGIALLAGAAAVVNHVVDQKIDTVMARTRKRPVATGKISPVDALMFATVLAASGMVVLVWQVNALTAWLTLASLVGYAGVYTLFLKRMTPQNIVIGGLAGAMPPLLGWTAVTGQVEGHGLLLVLIIFAWTPPHFWALAIHRKEEYAKAGIPMLPVTHGNKYTELHILLYTLMLLAVSLLPFVTGMSGMIYLVGALALGLRFLQYAVRLLRGDDRRVALNTFKYSITYLMALFVVLLVDHFVFF; this is encoded by the coding sequence ATGAGCGAGCGTGTTGAGGCACTGCCGGCGCAGAACACGACCAGCAGATCCGATTCTGCGAGCATTTCCTGGCGCGATTTTCTGGAGCTGACCAAGCCCACGGTAGTGGCGATGATGATCCTCACCTCGGTCATCGGCATGTTGCTGGCCACCCCGGGCGTGCCGGGCTGGGAAGTCCTGCTCTATGGCAACCTTGGTATCGCCCTGCTGGCGGGCGCCGCTGCCGTGGTCAACCACGTGGTTGACCAGAAGATCGACACCGTCATGGCCCGCACCCGCAAGCGGCCCGTTGCCACCGGAAAGATTTCCCCCGTTGATGCATTGATGTTTGCGACTGTGCTGGCGGCATCGGGCATGGTGGTTCTGGTATGGCAGGTAAATGCCCTCACGGCGTGGCTGACACTGGCCTCATTGGTCGGATACGCCGGCGTGTATACCCTTTTTCTAAAGCGCATGACGCCCCAGAACATCGTGATTGGTGGCCTGGCCGGCGCCATGCCCCCCTTGCTCGGATGGACAGCGGTTACCGGGCAGGTTGAAGGGCACGGACTGCTGCTCGTGCTGATTATTTTTGCCTGGACTCCGCCGCATTTCTGGGCCCTGGCCATTCATCGCAAGGAAGAATACGCCAAAGCGGGTATTCCAATGCTGCCGGTCACCCACGGCAACAAATACACCGAGCTGCATATTCTGCTTTATACCCTGATGCTGCTTGCGGTCAGCCTGCTGCCGTTTGTTACCGGCATGTCCGGGATGATCTACCTGGTAGGCGCCCTGGCCCTTGGCCTGCGCTTCCTGCAGTATGCAGTGCGCCTGCTCCGTGGCGATGATCGCCGGGTAGCATTGAACACGTTCAAATACTCCATCACCTACCTGATGGCCCTTTTCGTCGTGTTGCTGGTCGACCATTTTGTGTTTTTCTGA
- the hrpB gene encoding ATP-dependent helicase HrpB, producing MLPITKIIPDLLKTLESETTVLLQAPPGAGKTTRVPLALLDTPWRDGRKILMLEPRRLAARSAARYMAGQMGEKPGQTVGYRTRLDTRVTSATVIEVVTEGILTRLIQNDPALEDYAVVIFDEFHERSLQADLGLALVRESRQALREDLRVIVMSATLDTAPIARLLGDVPVLTSEGRAFPVDVAYRPLPRNGRVVDQVVSVIHEALAEQTGSLLVFLPGAGEIRRAERQLESQMGSNVIVAPLYGNLRTDEQDRAIAPAPEGYRKVVLATAIAESSLTIEGIRVVVDSGQQRRAVFDANSGMTRLVTGWVSKASAEQRKGRAGRIEPGVCYRLWSESAQFGLAEFTTPEIQEADLAPLVLELAQWGARSAEQLDWIDRPPSAHWQQAAELLQWLDLLDTDGAITGHGKAARDMGVHPRLAHMILRGREIDLGFLAAELAALLEERDLAGRSAGADMQERVRILRGQGPHHGIDAARVKAIAKSVSRLAGNLDRPRELPAEDEVGRLLALAYPDRVARKRRGDAPRYQLSNGRGAVLRDQDPLARHPWLATAELDGKAREATIYLAAPVDPVLLELDLANHIHEREEAVWDDKRGTVIARRVRKLGQLVLEETALPAPSPELVQQGLLAAVRKKGLKSLPWTPIAEQWLARVSLLARCFPGDWPDVSERWLTDHLETWLGPFLAGMDRWRDLEKLNLNQALASLLDYRQLQSLEELVPTRLTIPSGQSVTLDYTVENGPVLAAKLQALFGWTRTPTVAGGRVPVVIHLLSPAQRPLAVTADLASFWCNAYPEVRKDMRGRYPKHPWPEDPFTAEASQGTKKRPAR from the coding sequence ATGCTCCCAATAACCAAAATCATCCCGGACCTCCTGAAAACACTGGAATCCGAAACCACAGTGCTGCTTCAGGCCCCACCGGGTGCAGGCAAAACTACGAGGGTACCGCTCGCGCTGCTGGATACCCCGTGGCGGGACGGTCGCAAAATACTGATGCTTGAACCAAGAAGGTTGGCAGCCAGGTCCGCGGCCAGGTATATGGCCGGGCAGATGGGGGAGAAGCCGGGTCAGACGGTGGGTTATCGGACACGGCTGGATACGCGGGTGACCTCGGCGACCGTGATAGAGGTGGTCACTGAAGGGATTCTTACGCGTCTGATCCAGAACGATCCTGCATTGGAAGACTACGCCGTCGTGATTTTCGACGAATTTCATGAGCGTTCGCTGCAAGCGGACCTTGGCCTGGCGTTGGTGCGGGAGTCGCGGCAGGCGTTGCGAGAGGATCTGCGGGTGATTGTAATGTCGGCAACCCTGGATACTGCCCCTATCGCCCGCCTGCTGGGTGACGTACCGGTGCTGACCAGTGAGGGCCGGGCGTTTCCCGTGGATGTGGCCTACCGGCCGCTTCCACGTAACGGTCGGGTGGTGGATCAGGTGGTGTCGGTGATTCACGAGGCGCTGGCGGAACAAACCGGGTCGCTGTTGGTATTCCTGCCGGGCGCCGGGGAAATCCGGCGGGCGGAGCGACAGCTTGAGAGCCAGATGGGCAGCAACGTGATCGTGGCGCCGCTGTACGGCAACCTCAGGACCGACGAACAGGACCGGGCTATTGCCCCGGCGCCCGAGGGCTATCGCAAGGTGGTTCTGGCCACCGCCATTGCTGAATCCAGCCTGACCATCGAGGGGATTCGGGTGGTCGTCGACAGCGGCCAGCAACGCCGCGCAGTGTTCGATGCCAACAGTGGCATGACTCGGTTGGTGACGGGCTGGGTGTCCAAAGCCTCGGCGGAACAGCGCAAGGGGCGGGCGGGGCGGATTGAGCCTGGTGTGTGTTACCGGCTATGGAGCGAGTCCGCTCAGTTTGGTCTGGCGGAGTTTACCACGCCGGAAATACAGGAGGCGGACCTGGCCCCCCTGGTTCTGGAGTTGGCACAGTGGGGTGCCAGGTCTGCGGAGCAACTGGACTGGATTGATCGGCCACCTTCAGCACACTGGCAGCAGGCAGCGGAATTGCTGCAATGGCTGGACCTGCTGGATACCGACGGCGCCATCACCGGGCACGGCAAGGCCGCCCGGGATATGGGCGTGCATCCAAGGCTGGCACACATGATCCTTCGGGGCCGTGAAATTGATCTTGGTTTTCTTGCGGCTGAGCTGGCGGCATTGCTGGAAGAGCGGGACCTGGCCGGGCGGTCTGCGGGGGCGGACATGCAGGAGCGAGTCCGGATATTGCGGGGACAGGGGCCCCACCATGGCATTGATGCTGCCAGAGTGAAAGCCATTGCAAAGTCCGTATCGCGGCTGGCCGGCAATCTGGATCGGCCACGAGAGTTGCCTGCTGAGGACGAAGTGGGCCGTCTGCTCGCCCTGGCCTACCCGGACAGGGTTGCCCGTAAACGGCGCGGTGACGCTCCCCGTTACCAACTCAGCAACGGGCGTGGCGCCGTTCTGCGGGATCAGGATCCTCTTGCCCGACACCCGTGGCTGGCGACCGCCGAGCTTGATGGCAAGGCCAGGGAAGCGACGATCTATCTGGCGGCACCGGTTGATCCGGTGCTACTCGAACTGGACCTGGCCAACCATATCCATGAGCGAGAGGAAGCAGTCTGGGACGACAAGCGCGGAACGGTCATAGCCCGCCGCGTGAGAAAACTGGGGCAACTGGTACTGGAAGAAACCGCCTTGCCGGCCCCATCCCCGGAATTGGTGCAGCAGGGCCTGCTGGCGGCGGTGCGTAAAAAAGGACTCAAAAGCCTGCCCTGGACGCCAATTGCTGAACAGTGGCTTGCCCGGGTTTCCCTGCTGGCCCGTTGCTTTCCCGGTGACTGGCCAGACGTCAGCGAGCGCTGGCTGACAGATCATCTGGAAACCTGGCTCGGGCCCTTCCTGGCAGGAATGGATCGCTGGCGCGACCTGGAGAAGCTCAACCTGAACCAGGCACTTGCCAGCCTGCTGGACTACCGGCAACTACAGTCACTGGAAGAACTGGTACCAACCCGCCTGACGATTCCCAGTGGCCAGTCGGTGACACTGGATTACACGGTGGAAAACGGGCCGGTACTGGCCGCCAAGCTCCAGGCGCTGTTCGGCTGGACCAGAACCCCGACCGTCGCCGGCGGCCGGGTGCCAGTGGTTATCCACCTGCTCTCCCCGGCCCAGCGCCCCCTCGCCGTCACGGCGGACTTGGCCAGCTTCTGGTGCAACGCCTACCCGGAGGTGCGCAAGGACATGCGCGGGCGCTATCCCAAACACCCCTGGCCGGAAGACCCGTTCACTGCCGAGGCGAGCCAGGGAACGAAAAAACGCCCTGCTCGTTGA
- a CDS encoding COX15/CtaA family protein, with protein MNDIRNNTSRHARILARLALLASLLAVVVIMLGAWTRLVDAGLGCPDWPGCYGFLTVPQDEARMAIANARFPETPVDVQKGWPEMIHRYAAGTLGLVVFGLAAFAFRHRREGLPYRLPLFIALFIVLQGAFGMWTVTLKLWPQVVALHLLGGFTTLSMLALLTLRLRGKQQRAAAGLEKAGPSGRNRFRPWLYGGLVLVVMQIGLGAWTAANYAAVACTDLPTCQGEWWPADMDFAHGFDVTQHVGPNYLGGQLTADGRVAIHVTHRLGAVIVLAYFTVFLALLWRRTRRTPMAPHVQLVAVVLMAQIALGLANIVFHIPLSVAVAHNAMGAGLLLSVINLLWRFHQQELPQPADVTHTTTIEREVTA; from the coding sequence TTGAACGATATCCGGAATAATACATCCCGCCATGCCCGCATACTGGCGCGCTTGGCTCTACTGGCGAGCTTGCTGGCGGTCGTGGTCATCATGCTGGGCGCCTGGACCCGGCTGGTAGATGCAGGCCTGGGATGCCCTGACTGGCCCGGCTGCTATGGATTTCTGACCGTACCCCAGGACGAAGCACGGATGGCCATCGCCAATGCCAGGTTCCCGGAAACGCCTGTCGATGTACAAAAAGGCTGGCCGGAGATGATTCACCGCTACGCCGCCGGTACTCTCGGGCTGGTCGTCTTTGGCCTGGCAGCGTTCGCTTTCCGCCATCGCAGGGAAGGGTTGCCCTACAGGTTGCCACTGTTTATCGCCTTGTTCATTGTTCTTCAGGGCGCATTTGGCATGTGGACGGTTACCCTGAAGCTCTGGCCCCAGGTGGTTGCGCTGCATCTGCTTGGCGGATTTACCACCCTCAGCATGCTCGCCCTGCTTACACTGCGGTTGCGTGGCAAACAGCAGCGGGCTGCCGCCGGGCTGGAGAAGGCAGGGCCTTCCGGGCGGAACCGCTTCCGGCCCTGGCTTTACGGCGGCCTTGTGTTGGTCGTAATGCAGATAGGCCTGGGTGCCTGGACAGCGGCCAATTATGCAGCAGTGGCCTGTACCGACCTGCCAACCTGCCAGGGCGAATGGTGGCCTGCCGACATGGATTTTGCTCACGGGTTTGATGTTACCCAGCACGTGGGACCGAATTACCTGGGAGGACAGCTGACAGCGGATGGGCGGGTTGCCATCCACGTCACCCACCGCCTGGGCGCAGTGATAGTACTTGCGTACTTCACGGTATTTCTGGCATTACTGTGGCGCAGAACGAGGCGGACCCCCATGGCGCCGCATGTTCAGCTGGTGGCGGTAGTACTGATGGCGCAAATTGCGCTCGGGTTGGCCAATATCGTATTCCATATTCCCTTGTCAGTGGCGGTGGCGCACAATGCCATGGGTGCGGGATTGCTGCTGAGCGTGATCAACCTGCTCTGGCGCTTTCACCAGCAGGAACTGCCGCAACCAGCGGACGTAACACATACAACAACAATTGAGCGAGAGGTGACGGCATGA
- a CDS encoding ATP-grasp domain-containing protein, whose amino-acid sequence MKLVSFDIFRTLGFPDTKVLKPEQFLAHKELLKSADWVLFPEYWQLNALVYGLKCRVFPSVASYRIGHDKVEMTRAFQVVAPEHTPWTLIEANGPEEQQVVWDAMVLPFVAKLPKASMGEGVWLIENRADWQRYCERTSVLYAQEYLPIDRDVRVVIVGDRVVSAYWRTQADQGFYNNVSQGGRIDNSPVPPVVTNLALRLARELGVDHAGFDIALVEGYPYVLEFNRLFGNKGLGQPGDLKSAILDYLQQQAEPEDPDGPTGPAPVWPVAV is encoded by the coding sequence ATGAAACTGGTTTCCTTCGACATATTCCGCACCCTGGGCTTCCCGGATACCAAAGTACTCAAGCCCGAACAGTTCCTGGCCCACAAGGAACTGCTTAAAAGCGCAGACTGGGTTCTGTTCCCGGAATACTGGCAGTTGAATGCCCTGGTTTATGGCTTGAAATGCCGGGTGTTTCCCAGCGTTGCCAGTTATCGGATTGGCCACGACAAGGTTGAGATGACCCGTGCCTTCCAGGTGGTGGCTCCGGAGCACACTCCATGGACATTGATAGAGGCCAACGGCCCTGAGGAACAACAGGTGGTGTGGGATGCCATGGTGCTGCCGTTTGTAGCCAAGTTACCGAAGGCGAGCATGGGCGAAGGGGTATGGCTGATCGAGAACCGGGCCGACTGGCAGCGTTACTGTGAGAGGACCAGTGTTTTATATGCTCAGGAATATTTGCCGATCGACCGGGATGTGCGGGTGGTGATTGTCGGGGACCGGGTGGTATCCGCTTACTGGCGGACCCAGGCGGATCAGGGGTTCTATAACAACGTGTCGCAGGGTGGACGTATTGATAACAGCCCGGTTCCGCCCGTGGTAACGAACCTGGCGCTGCGGCTGGCGAGAGAGCTGGGCGTGGACCATGCGGGTTTTGATATTGCGCTGGTGGAAGGTTACCCCTACGTGCTGGAGTTCAACCGGTTGTTCGGAAATAAAGGGCTGGGTCAGCCCGGTGACCTGAAGTCTGCCATTCTGGACTACCTGCAGCAACAGGCCGAGCCGGAAGACCCAGATGGACCCACCGGGCCTGCGCCGGTATGGCCGGTTGCGGTGTAA
- a CDS encoding type III PLP-dependent enzyme has protein sequence MTESANAIIADYYTAETFARIKAFADTKETPCVVIDTATIDRQYDELVEGFPYANVYYAVKANPAPQVLTMLRDKGASFDIASVYELEKVMGLGVTGDRISYGNTIKKARDIRTFYEKGVRLYATDSEADLRNIAKAAPGSNVYVRILTEGTLTADWPLSRKFGCQTDMAMDLLILARDLGLVPYGVSFHVGSQQREIGAWDAALGKVKVIFERLKEEDGIELKMINMGGGFPANYITRTNDLKTYAEEIKRFLDEDFGDELPEIIIEPGRSLISNAGVLVSEVVLISRKSRTALHRWVFTDVGKFGGLIETLDESIKFPIYTEKSGEGEDCVIAGPTCDSADIMYEHHKYPLPLNLAIGDRMYWLSTGAYTTTYSAIEFNGFPPLKDYYI, from the coding sequence ATGACCGAGTCTGCCAACGCCATCATCGCTGATTACTACACCGCCGAGACCTTTGCCCGTATCAAGGCATTTGCCGATACAAAGGAAACGCCCTGCGTCGTTATCGATACCGCCACCATCGACCGTCAGTACGACGAACTGGTGGAAGGCTTTCCCTATGCCAACGTCTACTACGCGGTAAAGGCCAACCCGGCGCCGCAGGTTCTGACCATGTTGCGGGACAAGGGTGCGAGCTTTGATATTGCGTCTGTGTATGAACTCGAGAAGGTCATGGGTCTGGGTGTAACCGGCGATCGTATCAGTTACGGCAACACCATCAAGAAGGCCAGGGACATCCGCACTTTCTATGAGAAAGGCGTGCGCCTCTATGCCACCGACTCGGAAGCGGACCTGCGCAACATCGCCAAGGCAGCCCCCGGCTCCAATGTGTATGTACGCATTCTTACCGAAGGCACCCTGACTGCCGACTGGCCCCTGTCCCGCAAGTTCGGCTGCCAGACCGACATGGCCATGGACCTGCTGATCCTGGCCCGCGACCTGGGCTTGGTGCCTTACGGTGTTTCTTTCCACGTGGGTTCCCAGCAACGGGAAATTGGCGCGTGGGACGCAGCGCTGGGCAAGGTGAAGGTGATCTTCGAGCGCCTGAAGGAAGAAGACGGCATTGAGCTGAAGATGATCAACATGGGCGGCGGCTTTCCGGCCAACTACATCACCCGTACCAACGACCTGAAAACCTACGCCGAAGAGATCAAGCGGTTTCTTGACGAGGACTTTGGCGACGAGTTGCCCGAGATCATTATTGAGCCTGGTCGTTCACTGATCTCCAATGCCGGTGTTCTGGTGAGTGAAGTAGTGTTGATTTCACGGAAGTCCCGCACTGCCCTGCATCGCTGGGTATTCACCGATGTCGGTAAGTTTGGTGGCCTGATCGAAACGCTTGATGAATCCATCAAGTTTCCGATCTATACCGAGAAATCGGGTGAAGGCGAAGACTGTGTTATTGCGGGTCCGACATGCGACAGTGCCGACATCATGTACGAGCACCACAAATACCCGTTGCCGCTGAACCTGGCCATTGGCGACCGAATGTACTGGCTGTCCACGGGTGCCTACACCACAACCTACAGCGCAATAGAATTCAACGGTTTCCCCCCGTTAAAAGACTACTATATCTAA
- a CDS encoding SCO family protein: MDRSIRLTLIILLLIIVLIFGLVVGRQVLLVGNDEPSPAPELSEINAYVYDQGRELADFQLVNEHGETVTRESLRGQWTFAFVGYTNCPDICPAAMANLRRTDNLLPDDLPQPEFLLITADPEHDTPERLREYVQFFGDDFHGLTGDLETLRQLARSLNAAFTHREVDGELLVDHSGHFALINPEGEMTAVLQPPHNPEDLVKAYREIYEWARDNHPRASQS, encoded by the coding sequence ATGGACCGTTCGATTCGCCTGACGCTGATCATCCTGCTTTTGATTATCGTGTTGATCTTCGGGCTGGTGGTCGGACGACAGGTACTGTTAGTCGGGAATGACGAGCCCTCTCCCGCACCAGAACTGAGTGAGATCAACGCCTACGTGTACGACCAGGGCCGCGAGCTTGCCGACTTCCAGCTGGTCAACGAGCACGGCGAAACGGTCACCCGCGAAAGCCTGCGGGGACAATGGACCTTTGCCTTTGTGGGCTACACCAATTGCCCGGACATCTGCCCTGCCGCCATGGCCAACCTGCGCAGAACCGACAACCTGCTTCCGGATGACCTGCCACAACCGGAATTCCTGCTGATCACCGCAGACCCGGAACACGATACGCCGGAAAGGCTGCGGGAATACGTGCAATTCTTCGGCGATGACTTCCATGGTCTGACCGGTGATCTGGAAACCCTGAGGCAGCTGGCCAGAAGCCTCAATGCGGCCTTTACCCACCGGGAGGTGGACGGTGAACTGCTTGTAGACCACAGCGGCCACTTTGCCCTTATCAATCCGGAAGGTGAAATGACTGCCGTGCTACAACCCCCGCACAATCCGGAAGACCTGGTGAAGGCCTACCGTGAAATCTACGAGTGGGCCCGCGACAACCATCCACGGGCTTCACAGTCCTGA